One segment of Castanea sativa cultivar Marrone di Chiusa Pesio chromosome 3, ASM4071231v1 DNA contains the following:
- the LOC142627028 gene encoding U3 snoRNP-associated protein-like EMB2271, translating to MKKKVSSAAPRGRGRGGRGRGGARKDEKFSEDSFFMAESKKRRKISDDADVIDSGESDDERGYGFRGGSDGEDGDGGDAETADEVRQRVAMAQLDKYRRIAKEEEDEDDDDDDDEDEGIDRVSEKEGLRDSLVAKILQQEQLEESGRVRRAMASRVQKPKTSGGGFKVLLKHRQSVTAVALSEDDSRGFSASKDGNILHWDVESGKSEKYQWPSEDVIRSHGAKDPQGSAKKHSRNVLALAVSSDGRYLATGGLDRHVHLWDTRTRGHIQAFPGHRGSVSCLTFRQGTSELFSGSFDRTVKIWNAEDRAYMNTLFGHQSEVLSIDCLRKERVLTVGRDRSMQLFKVPEESRLVFRAPASSLECCCFVSNDEFLSGSDDGSIELWTMLRKKPAHIVKNAHALLAANKNLEQKNSEIIPNGHLENGNHSYESYHCQSAYSWVSSVTVCRNSDLAASGAGNGSVRLWGIESETKDVRPLFDLPLVGFVNSLAFAKSGQFLVAGVGQEPRLGRWGRIKSAQNGIAVHSLKLS from the exons atgaagaagaaagtgTCTTCGGCAGCTccaagaggaagaggaagaggaggtAGAGGAAGAGGAGGGGCAAGAAAGGACGAGAAATTCTCGGAGGATTCGTTTTTCATGGCGGAATCGAAGAAGCGGCGGAAGATTTCGGACGATGCCGACGTGATAGACAGCGGCGAGTCGGACGACGAGAGGGGATATGGATTCCGCGGCGGTTCCGACGGGGAAGACGGTGATGGCGGCGATGCTGAGACGGCCGACGAGGTGAGGCAGCGCGTGGCTATGGCGCAGTTGGATAAGTATCGTCGAATTGCTAAGGAAGAAGAGGACGaagacgacgacgacgacgacgatgaGGATGAAGGGATTGATAGGGTAAGCGAGAAGGAAGGCCTCAGAGACTCGCTTGTTGCGAAAATTTTGCAGCAGGAACAGCTCGAAGAGAGTGGCCGAGTTCGCAGAGCTATGGCCTCTAG GGTACAAAAGCCGAAAACTAGTGGTGGTGGGTTCAAAGTGTTATTGAAGCATAGACAATCTGTGACTGCTGTGGCATTATCAGAGGATGATTCTAGGGGCTTTTCAGCTTCCAAGGATGGCAACATTTTGCATTGGGATGTAGAAAGTGGGAAAAGCGAAAAATACCAATGGCCTAGTGAGGATGTAATAAGGTCCCATGGAGCCAAGGATCCACAAGGTTCGGCGAAGAAGCATAGTAGAAATGTTTTAGCACTAGCTGTTAGCTCTGATGGTCGGTATTTGGCTACTGGGGGATTAGATCGCCATGTTCATTTGTGGGATACCCGTACACGAGGCCATATTCAG GCCTTTCCAGGTCACAGAGGATCTGTATCATGTTTAACCTTTAGGCAAGGGACTTCAGAACTTTTCTCTGGTTCATTTGATCGAACAGTCAAGATATGGAATGCAGAAGACAGAGCCTACATGAATACATTATTTGGCCACCAAAGTGAAGTATTATCTATTGATTGTTTACGGAAAGAACGGGTGTTGACTGTTGGACGTGATCGAAGCATGCAGTTGTTTAAG GTCCCTGAGGAGTCACGTTTAGTATTTCGTGCCCCCGCATCTTCTCTGGAGTGTTGTTGTTTTGTTAGTAATGATGAATTCTTATCTGGCTCCGACGATGGAAGTATTGAGCTTTGGACCATGTTGCGAAAGAAGCCTGCACACATTGTAAAGAATGCTCATGCTTTGTTGGCTGCAAACAAGAATCTCGAGCAAAAGAATAGTGAAATAATCCCTAATGGACACTTag AAAATGGTAACCATAGTTATGAAAGCTATCATTGTCAATCAGCATATTCCTGGGTCAGTTCTGTCACTGTATGTAGAAACAGCGATCTTGCTGCATCAGGAGCCGGTAATGGTTCTGTTCGATTATGGGGTATTGAAAGTGAGACCAAGGACGTTCGACCCTTGTTTGACCTTCCATTG GTTGGATTTGTGAATTCCTTAGCTTTTGCAAAATCTGGACAGTTTCTGGTTGCTGGAGTTGGGCAG GAACCTCGTTTGGGAAGGTGGGGACGTATCAAATCTGCTCAGAATGGAATTGCGGTTCATTCCCTTAAGCTCTCATAA